Proteins co-encoded in one Streptomyces roseochromogenus subsp. oscitans DS 12.976 genomic window:
- a CDS encoding acetylornithine transaminase — translation MSNQELTQRWQGALMNNYGTPRLPLVRGAGVKVWDAEGREYHDFVGGIATNALGHAHPAIVEAVSRQIGQLGHISNFFMAEPTVALAERLLQLFGREGRVFFCNSGAEANEAAFKIGRLTGRTHMVATDGGFHGRTMGALALTGQPAKQDPFRPLPADVTHVPYGDAQALAAAVTEETALVIIEPVQGENGVVVPPAGYLKAARAITAATGALLVLDEVQTGIGRTGTWFEYQAHEGVLPDVVTLAKQLGGGLPLGATVAFGRAAELLRPGQHGTTFGGNPVACAAGLAVLDTIAGDGLLENVKRQGEKLREGIEGLGHPLIDYVRGAGLLLGIVLTGPRAQQVQQAAQEAGFLVNAPAPDVVRLMPPLNLSDAETGAFLGALPGILDAAHPVAGDGRSGE, via the coding sequence ATGAGCAACCAGGAGCTGACCCAGCGCTGGCAGGGCGCGCTCATGAACAACTACGGCACCCCGCGGCTGCCCCTCGTGCGCGGCGCGGGTGTGAAGGTGTGGGACGCCGAGGGCCGCGAGTACCACGACTTCGTCGGCGGCATCGCCACCAACGCCCTCGGCCATGCGCACCCGGCGATCGTCGAGGCCGTCAGCCGGCAGATCGGCCAGTTGGGCCACATCTCCAACTTCTTCATGGCCGAGCCCACCGTCGCCCTCGCCGAACGGCTGCTCCAGCTCTTCGGCCGGGAGGGCAGGGTCTTCTTCTGCAACTCCGGCGCCGAGGCCAACGAGGCCGCCTTCAAGATCGGCCGGCTCACCGGGCGCACCCACATGGTCGCCACCGACGGCGGTTTCCACGGCCGTACGATGGGCGCCCTCGCGCTCACCGGCCAGCCCGCCAAGCAGGACCCGTTCCGGCCGCTGCCCGCCGACGTCACGCACGTGCCCTACGGCGACGCCCAGGCGCTCGCCGCCGCGGTCACCGAGGAGACGGCCCTGGTGATCATCGAGCCGGTCCAGGGCGAGAACGGCGTGGTCGTACCCCCGGCCGGCTACCTCAAGGCCGCCCGCGCCATCACCGCCGCCACCGGTGCCCTGCTGGTCCTGGACGAGGTGCAGACCGGCATCGGCCGTACCGGGACCTGGTTCGAGTACCAGGCCCACGAGGGCGTGCTCCCCGATGTCGTCACCCTCGCCAAGCAGCTCGGCGGCGGACTGCCGCTCGGCGCCACCGTGGCCTTCGGCCGGGCCGCCGAACTCCTCCGGCCCGGACAGCACGGCACCACCTTCGGCGGCAACCCGGTCGCCTGCGCCGCCGGACTCGCCGTCCTCGACACCATCGCGGGCGACGGACTGCTGGAGAACGTCAAGCGGCAGGGCGAGAAGCTCCGCGAGGGAATCGAGGGCCTTGGCCACCCGTTGATCGATTATGTGCGGGGTGCCGGCCTGCTCCTGGGTATCGTGCTCACCGGGCCGCGCGCGCAGCAGGTGCAGCAGGCGGCCCAGGAGGCCGGGTTCCTGGTGAACGCGCCCGCTCCCGACGTCGTACGGCTGATGCCGCCGCTGAATCTGAGCGACGCCGAGACAGGCGCCTTCCTCGGGGCGCTGCCCGGCATCCTCGACGCAGCGCACCCAGTGGCCGGGGACGGACGATCCGGAGAATGA
- a CDS encoding ABATE domain-containing protein, with protein MRSVDQEAPVYLHQLPVPGEDRYVSLALVNTRFTVSHGQVDLLDDTEAAHLWLVRHGLLPDQVELNGRQSGRLRTLREALRALFEAREAGTPPADGALDTLNTALAAAPATPRLAWTADGPHRADVPDTGNPAAAALSLLAEDATDLLTGADAGQLTACAAQGCARWFLRSHGARRWCTTKCGNRVRAARAYASRKAGSP; from the coding sequence ATGAGGTCCGTGGATCAAGAGGCCCCCGTCTACCTGCATCAGCTACCGGTCCCCGGTGAGGACCGGTATGTCTCGCTGGCACTGGTCAACACGCGTTTCACCGTCAGCCACGGCCAGGTCGACCTGCTCGACGACACCGAGGCCGCGCACCTGTGGCTGGTCCGGCACGGGCTGCTGCCCGACCAGGTGGAGCTGAACGGCAGGCAGTCCGGCCGGCTGCGCACCCTGCGCGAGGCGCTGCGCGCTCTGTTCGAGGCCCGCGAAGCGGGAACGCCTCCGGCCGACGGCGCCCTCGACACCCTGAACACCGCCCTCGCGGCCGCCCCCGCCACCCCCCGGCTCGCCTGGACCGCCGACGGCCCCCACCGCGCCGACGTCCCCGACACGGGAAACCCGGCCGCCGCCGCGCTGTCGCTGCTCGCGGAGGACGCCACCGACCTGCTCACCGGCGCCGACGCGGGCCAGCTCACCGCCTGCGCCGCCCAGGGCTGCGCCCGCTGGTTCCTGCGCTCCCACGGCGCCCGCCGCTGGTGCACGACCAAGTGCGGCAACCGGGTCCGGGCGGCCCGCGCCTACGCGTCCCGCAAGGCCGGTTCACCGTAA
- a CDS encoding GNAT family N-acetyltransferase: protein MIETPTLPEGYEFSADTARVDVDRVHGWLSADAYWAIGRPREQHERAMASSLNFGVYETASGEQVAYARVVTDHALFAWLADVYVDPSVRGKGVGTAFVGRIRDHLKPYGLRRMLLATEDAHGVYEKVGFRPLDRPDQWMIHLFE from the coding sequence ATGATCGAGACACCCACCCTGCCCGAGGGTTACGAGTTCTCCGCCGACACGGCCCGCGTCGACGTGGACCGCGTCCATGGCTGGCTGTCGGCCGACGCCTACTGGGCGATCGGCCGGCCCCGCGAGCAGCACGAGCGCGCGATGGCGTCCTCGCTGAACTTCGGGGTGTACGAGACGGCCTCCGGGGAGCAGGTGGCGTACGCGCGCGTGGTCACCGACCACGCCCTGTTCGCCTGGCTCGCCGATGTGTACGTGGACCCCTCGGTGCGCGGCAAGGGCGTCGGCACGGCCTTCGTCGGGCGCATCCGCGACCACCTGAAGCCGTACGGACTGCGCCGCATGCTGCTCGCCACCGAGGACGCGCACGGGGTGTACGAGAAGGTGGGCTTCCGGCCGCTGGACCGCCCCGACCAGTGGATGATCCACCTCTTCGAGTAA
- a CDS encoding histidine phosphatase family protein, with amino-acid sequence MPLRVTFVAAARSAPLLAERFEDDRPLDQAGWDEVQRVAGDLLPLAAAELRYCSPTPRSRATGEALGYAPLVQLALRDCDMGRWRGLTLGEAMAREPEAVDAWLADPRATPHDGESLLAFISRVGGWLDTRPAEDGGRIVAVAEPAVIRAALVYALKAPPSTYWNIDVRPLSMSTVTGRAGRWNLRLDGGSPQSSRS; translated from the coding sequence ATGCCACTGAGGGTGACGTTCGTCGCAGCCGCGCGCAGTGCCCCGCTGCTCGCCGAGCGCTTCGAGGACGACCGGCCGCTGGACCAGGCCGGCTGGGACGAGGTACAGCGTGTCGCCGGGGACCTGCTGCCGCTGGCGGCCGCCGAGCTGCGCTACTGCTCGCCGACCCCGCGCAGCCGGGCCACCGGCGAGGCGCTGGGGTATGCCCCGCTGGTCCAACTGGCGCTGCGGGACTGCGACATGGGCCGCTGGCGCGGACTGACGCTGGGCGAGGCGATGGCCCGCGAGCCGGAGGCGGTGGACGCCTGGCTCGCCGACCCGCGCGCCACCCCGCACGACGGCGAGTCCCTGCTGGCCTTCATCTCCCGGGTAGGCGGCTGGCTGGACACCCGGCCGGCGGAGGACGGCGGCCGGATCGTCGCCGTCGCCGAGCCCGCCGTGATCCGCGCGGCCCTCGTCTACGCCCTGAAGGCGCCGCCCAGCACGTACTGGAACATCGATGTGCGCCCGCTGTCCATGTCCACCGTCACCGGCCGCGCCGGCCGCTGGAACCTCCGTCTCGACGGTGGCTCGCCTCAGTCCTCGCGCTCGTAG
- a CDS encoding DUF6314 family protein yields MDVQPQYWPVADVLAFLAGRWRVERSVRDLASGDDGCFSGAALFSAPAGGGLLHEESGTFTWQGVARPATRTLRFLPGSAPGTADVRFEDGRPFHALDLTSGRYVADHPCAADLYRGEFTVRDADHWRSVWRVRGPAKDLVLTTDYERED; encoded by the coding sequence ATGGATGTGCAGCCGCAGTACTGGCCGGTCGCCGATGTCCTGGCGTTTCTGGCCGGACGCTGGCGCGTGGAACGGAGCGTGCGGGATCTGGCGAGCGGGGATGACGGGTGCTTCTCAGGGGCGGCCCTCTTCAGCGCGCCGGCGGGCGGCGGGCTGCTGCACGAGGAGTCCGGCACGTTCACCTGGCAGGGCGTGGCGCGGCCCGCGACCCGGACGCTGCGATTTCTGCCGGGGTCCGCTCCGGGCACGGCGGATGTGCGGTTCGAGGACGGGCGGCCCTTCCACGCGCTGGACCTGACCTCGGGGCGGTATGTCGCCGATCACCCGTGCGCGGCGGACCTCTACCGGGGCGAGTTCACCGTCCGGGACGCCGACCACTGGCGCTCGGTGTGGCGGGTCCGCGGCCCGGCGAAGGATCTGGTGCTGACCACGGACTACGAGCGCGAGGACTGA
- a CDS encoding cysteine desulfurase, protein MAFDVDVLRKDFPILERTLDGGVPLVYLDSGATTQKPLQVLDAEREFCLTRNAAVHRGAHQLANDATEAYEQARQTVARFIGADDDEVVFTRNTTEGINLVCYALGNAGRIGPGDRIVVTEMEHHANLVPWQQLAERTGARLDWFGLTDDGRLDLSRADELLDERTKVLAVSHQSNVLGTINPVRELADRAHEFGTLVVVDGAQSVPHRPVDVTELGADFLAFSGHKMLGPSGVGVLWGRAELLADLPPFLTGGSMIEIVEMDRTTFLPPPQRFEAGVPMTAQAVGLAAAVEYLERLGMAEVAAHEDTLTARALALLTEVPGVRIVGPADLTDRGSAVSFTVDGIHPHDVGQVLDERGVAVRVGHHCARPIVKRYGIPATTRASFYVYNTPAEVDALVEGVRAAQRYFGV, encoded by the coding sequence GTGGCCTTCGACGTGGACGTGCTGCGCAAGGATTTCCCGATCCTGGAGCGGACCCTGGACGGCGGCGTCCCGCTCGTCTATCTGGACTCCGGGGCCACCACCCAGAAGCCCCTCCAGGTCCTCGACGCCGAGCGGGAGTTCTGCCTGACCCGCAACGCGGCCGTGCACCGCGGCGCGCACCAGCTGGCGAACGACGCGACGGAGGCGTACGAGCAGGCCCGGCAGACCGTCGCCCGCTTCATCGGCGCCGATGACGACGAGGTGGTCTTCACCCGGAACACCACCGAGGGCATCAACCTCGTCTGCTACGCGCTGGGCAATGCCGGCCGGATCGGCCCCGGTGACCGGATCGTGGTGACGGAGATGGAGCATCACGCGAACCTGGTCCCCTGGCAGCAGCTCGCCGAGCGGACCGGGGCGCGGCTCGACTGGTTCGGGCTCACCGACGACGGCCGGCTCGATCTGTCCCGGGCCGACGAGCTGCTGGACGAGCGCACCAAGGTGCTCGCCGTCAGCCACCAGTCCAATGTCCTCGGCACGATCAACCCGGTGCGCGAACTCGCCGACCGCGCCCATGAGTTCGGCACCTTGGTAGTCGTGGACGGCGCCCAGTCCGTCCCGCACCGCCCGGTCGACGTCACGGAACTCGGCGCGGACTTCCTCGCCTTCTCCGGGCACAAGATGCTCGGCCCCAGCGGCGTCGGCGTACTGTGGGGCCGCGCGGAGCTGCTCGCGGACCTGCCGCCGTTCCTCACCGGTGGCTCGATGATCGAGATCGTGGAGATGGACCGCACCACCTTCCTGCCGCCGCCGCAGCGCTTCGAGGCGGGCGTGCCGATGACCGCGCAGGCGGTGGGGCTCGCGGCGGCGGTGGAGTACCTGGAGCGGCTCGGCATGGCAGAGGTGGCGGCGCACGAGGACACGCTCACCGCCCGCGCCCTGGCACTGCTCACCGAGGTCCCGGGTGTCCGGATCGTCGGCCCCGCCGATCTCACCGACCGGGGCTCGGCCGTCTCCTTCACGGTCGACGGCATTCACCCGCACGATGTGGGGCAGGTGCTGGACGAGCGGGGCGTGGCCGTCCGCGTCGGCCACCACTGCGCCCGGCCGATCGTGAAGCGGTACGGCATCCCGGCGACGACCCGGGCGAGCTTCTACGTCTACAACACCCCGGCCGAGGTGGACGCACTGGTGGAGGGGGTGCGGGCGGCCCAGAGGTACTTCGGGGTCTGA
- a CDS encoding GtrA family protein yields MKRQIVTFAVVGVMNTAAYYCLYLLFLIWLPYLAAHVLAFLLSMVGSFFLNARFTYRTRPTWRKFLLFPLTNVTNFLITTVGVYVIVDILHDGSRLAPLLASAAAIPVTFVVSRWVMLPGAEADPLA; encoded by the coding sequence TTGAAGCGACAGATCGTGACCTTCGCCGTGGTCGGTGTGATGAACACCGCTGCCTACTACTGTCTTTACCTGCTGTTCCTCATATGGCTGCCCTACCTGGCCGCGCACGTTCTGGCCTTTCTGCTCAGCATGGTCGGGTCCTTCTTCCTGAACGCACGCTTCACCTACCGGACCCGGCCCACCTGGCGGAAATTCCTGCTGTTCCCGCTGACCAACGTGACCAACTTCCTGATCACGACGGTCGGGGTGTACGTGATCGTGGACATCCTGCACGACGGCAGCCGTCTCGCCCCGCTGCTCGCCTCGGCGGCGGCGATCCCGGTGACCTTCGTGGTGTCCCGCTGGGTGATGCTGCCGGGCGCCGAGGCCGATCCGCTCGCTTAG
- the argB gene encoding acetylglutamate kinase, whose product MTPTRKHTALPKAQILIEALPWLTRHNGKTVVIKFGGNAMVNEELKAAFAQDVVFLRQAGLKPVVVHGGGPQISAALDRHGIVSEFKAGLRVTTEDAMDVVRMVLAGQVQRELVGLLNQHGPLAVGLTGEDAHTITATKHRPEIDGERVDIGRVGEITAIDTGAIEALLADGRIPVVSSIARSQDDGHVYNVNADTAAAALAAALGAETLMVLTDVEGLYEDWPHSDEVISRLTASQLEKLLPELSAGMVPKMEGCLHAVRNGVTTARVIDGRVQHSILLEIFTDEGIGTMVVPDEQGES is encoded by the coding sequence ATGACCCCCACGCGTAAACACACCGCGCTGCCCAAGGCCCAGATCCTCATCGAGGCGCTGCCCTGGCTGACCCGGCACAACGGCAAGACCGTCGTCATCAAGTTCGGCGGCAACGCCATGGTGAACGAGGAGCTGAAGGCCGCCTTCGCCCAGGACGTCGTCTTCCTGCGGCAGGCCGGCCTCAAGCCGGTCGTCGTGCACGGCGGCGGCCCGCAGATCAGCGCCGCCCTCGACCGGCACGGCATCGTCAGCGAGTTCAAGGCCGGCCTGCGCGTCACCACCGAGGACGCCATGGACGTCGTACGGATGGTGCTCGCCGGGCAGGTGCAGCGTGAACTGGTCGGCCTGCTCAACCAGCACGGCCCGCTCGCCGTCGGCCTGACCGGTGAGGACGCCCACACCATCACCGCCACCAAGCACCGGCCCGAGATCGACGGCGAACGCGTCGACATCGGACGGGTCGGCGAGATCACCGCGATCGACACGGGCGCGATCGAGGCCCTGCTGGCCGACGGCCGTATCCCGGTCGTGTCGTCGATCGCCCGCTCCCAGGATGACGGACATGTCTACAACGTCAATGCTGATACGGCGGCTGCGGCACTCGCTGCGGCCCTGGGCGCCGAAACCCTCATGGTCCTCACCGACGTCGAGGGCCTCTACGAGGACTGGCCCCACTCCGACGAGGTGATCAGCCGCCTCACCGCTTCCCAACTGGAGAAGCTGCTGCCGGAGCTGAGCGCCGGCATGGTGCCGAAGATGGAGGGCTGTCTGCACGCCGTACGCAACGGCGTGACGACCGCCCGCGTCATCGACGGCCGGGTCCAGCACTCGATCCTGCTGGAGATCTTCACCGACGAAGGCATCGGCACGATGGTCGTGCCCGACGAACAGGGGGAGTCATGA
- a CDS encoding arginine repressor, translating to MSQAQDQEQAAGAGAAVPQTRTARHRRIVDILNRQPVRSQSQLAKLLADDGLSVTQATLSRDLDELNAVKIRNTDGELIYAVPSEGGFRTPRAPLGESAKEERMRRLSQELLISAEASANLVVLRTPPGAAQFLASAIDQAELHDILGTIAGDDTLLLISREPTGGQALADHLLRLAQNGH from the coding sequence ATGAGCCAGGCGCAGGACCAGGAGCAGGCCGCGGGTGCCGGAGCCGCCGTGCCGCAGACGCGTACCGCGCGGCACCGCCGGATCGTGGACATCCTCAACCGGCAGCCGGTGCGGTCGCAGAGCCAGCTCGCGAAGCTGCTCGCCGACGACGGGCTGAGCGTCACCCAGGCGACGCTCTCCCGGGACCTCGACGAGCTGAACGCGGTGAAGATCCGCAACACCGACGGCGAACTGATCTACGCGGTGCCGAGCGAGGGCGGCTTCCGCACCCCGCGCGCGCCGTTGGGGGAGTCGGCGAAGGAGGAGCGGATGCGGCGGCTCTCCCAGGAACTGCTGATCTCCGCCGAGGCCTCCGCCAACCTCGTGGTCCTGCGCACCCCGCCGGGGGCGGCCCAGTTCCTGGCCTCGGCCATCGACCAGGCCGAACTGCACGACATCCTGGGCACCATCGCCGGTGACGACACGCTGCTGCTGATCAGCCGGGAGCCGACCGGCGGCCAGGCCCTGGCGGACCACCTGCTGCGGCTGGCGCAGAACGGGCACTGA
- the argC gene encoding N-acetyl-gamma-glutamyl-phosphate reductase codes for MAVRAAVAGASGYAGGEVLRLLLAHPEVEIGALTGNSNAGQRLGGLQPHLLPLADRVLTETTPEVLAGHDVVFLALPHGQSAAVAEQLGPDVLVVDMGADFRLKDPADWERFYGSAHAGTWPYGLPELPGARAALEGSKRIAVPGCYPTAVTLALFPAYAAGIAEPEAVIVAASGTSGAGKAPKPHLLGSEVMGSMAPYGVGGGHRHTPEMIQNLSGVAGERVAVSFTPTLAPMPRGILATCSASAVAGVTAESVRAAYEKACADEPFVHLLPEGQWPATAAVYGSNAVQVQVAYDEAVGRIIAISAIDNLTKGTAGGAVQSMNIALGLDETTGLSTIGVAP; via the coding sequence ATGGCGGTACGTGCGGCGGTGGCCGGAGCGAGCGGATACGCGGGCGGCGAGGTCCTGCGGCTGCTCCTCGCACACCCCGAAGTCGAGATCGGTGCCCTGACCGGGAACTCCAACGCCGGCCAGCGGCTCGGCGGGCTCCAGCCGCATCTGCTGCCGCTGGCCGACCGCGTGCTGACCGAGACGACGCCCGAAGTGCTCGCCGGACACGACGTGGTCTTTCTGGCACTGCCGCACGGGCAGTCCGCCGCCGTCGCCGAGCAGCTCGGACCGGACGTCCTCGTGGTCGACATGGGCGCCGACTTCCGGCTGAAGGACCCGGCCGACTGGGAGCGGTTCTACGGCTCCGCGCACGCCGGCACCTGGCCCTACGGCCTCCCCGAACTTCCGGGCGCCCGCGCCGCGCTGGAGGGGTCCAAGCGCATCGCGGTGCCCGGTTGCTACCCGACCGCCGTCACCCTCGCCCTGTTCCCGGCCTACGCCGCCGGGATCGCCGAGCCCGAGGCGGTGATCGTCGCCGCGTCCGGCACCTCCGGCGCGGGCAAGGCACCCAAGCCGCATCTGCTCGGCAGCGAGGTCATGGGCTCCATGGCGCCGTACGGCGTCGGCGGCGGCCACCGGCACACCCCCGAGATGATCCAGAACCTCAGCGGGGTGGCGGGGGAGCGGGTCGCGGTCTCCTTCACGCCGACGCTCGCGCCGATGCCGCGCGGGATCCTCGCCACGTGCAGCGCGTCGGCCGTCGCCGGGGTGACGGCGGAGTCGGTCCGGGCCGCCTACGAGAAGGCCTGCGCCGACGAGCCCTTCGTCCATCTGCTGCCCGAGGGCCAGTGGCCCGCCACGGCGGCCGTCTACGGTTCGAACGCCGTTCAGGTGCAGGTCGCGTACGACGAGGCCGTAGGCCGCATCATCGCGATCAGCGCCATCGACAACCTGACCAAGGGCACCGCCGGCGGTGCCGTCCAGAGCATGAACATCGCCCTGGGTCTCGACGAGACCACCGGGCTTTCCACGATCGGAGTCGCTCCGTGA
- a CDS encoding serine/threonine-protein kinase, with protein sequence MSAAVAGGNGPAPLAPGAEPARGYEILGHLTRTGWLDVYDAWSAERACRCVIKVVRPDRRGEGQLGERLLREGRLLQEFSHPHLVRGYETVTSPEPLVILETLTGETLSHLVHRLRRRPAATDVALLGVQLCSAVHYLHGRGLLHLDLKPANVVVERGHAKVLDLSVARPPGPAPAGLGTCCYLAPEQARGDPLTAAADVWGIGVTLYEVACGDVPFDCGATGAESDEGGEGMGGSSSQANDRCPQTDDRHPRMKDRYPQAEKAAPPIASRRRLPPALAAAVDACLRADPAARPTVAELAAALEATLPQRS encoded by the coding sequence ATGAGCGCCGCGGTGGCGGGCGGGAACGGCCCCGCGCCCCTCGCGCCGGGCGCGGAGCCGGCGCGAGGGTACGAGATCCTCGGGCATCTGACCCGCACGGGCTGGCTCGATGTGTACGACGCGTGGAGTGCGGAACGGGCCTGCCGGTGCGTGATCAAGGTGGTGCGACCGGACCGGCGGGGCGAGGGGCAGCTCGGCGAGCGGCTGCTGCGGGAGGGCCGGTTGCTGCAGGAGTTCAGCCATCCGCACCTGGTCCGTGGGTACGAGACCGTCACGTCGCCCGAGCCGCTCGTGATCCTGGAGACACTGACCGGTGAGACGCTGTCCCACCTCGTGCACCGGCTGCGGCGCCGGCCGGCGGCTACCGATGTGGCGCTCCTCGGCGTGCAGTTGTGTTCGGCGGTCCACTATCTGCACGGCCGGGGTCTGCTGCACCTGGACCTCAAACCGGCCAACGTGGTGGTGGAGCGCGGGCATGCCAAGGTGCTGGACCTGAGCGTCGCCCGGCCGCCCGGACCGGCGCCCGCCGGGCTGGGCACGTGCTGCTACCTCGCTCCGGAGCAGGCCCGGGGCGATCCGCTCACGGCCGCCGCCGACGTGTGGGGCATCGGCGTCACGTTGTACGAGGTCGCGTGCGGTGACGTGCCTTTCGACTGCGGCGCGACCGGAGCGGAGTCCGACGAGGGCGGCGAGGGCATGGGCGGCTCCTCCTCGCAGGCGAACGACCGGTGTCCACAGACGGACGACCGGCATCCGCGGATGAAGGACCGGTATCCGCAGGCAGAGAAGGCGGCCCCGCCCATCGCGTCCCGGAGGCGGCTGCCGCCCGCGCTCGCCGCCGCCGTCGACGCCTGTCTGCGGGCCGACCCGGCGGCGCGGCCCACGGTCGCCGAGCTGGCCGCGGCCCTGGAAGCGACCCTGCCGCAGCGCTCCTGA
- a CDS encoding RNA polymerase sigma factor produces the protein MSGFRFPVGRLPDEALLSGLATGDPELAVVFVRRFQHRVFGVAMAVTGDEQLAEDVAQLTFERAWRHAQIYDSRRGSVTTWLTTIAHNLAVDAVRARRTEPVAPEDLDALLGVVTETPERWALADETSSQLRAAVARLPREQARALVMAGIYGMTAQQIADAEQIPLGTAKTRIRAAMAKLRTTFAAPKRGDHVQ, from the coding sequence GTGTCGGGTTTCCGGTTCCCCGTGGGCCGCCTCCCGGACGAGGCTCTGCTGTCCGGGCTGGCCACAGGTGATCCGGAACTCGCGGTCGTCTTCGTACGAAGGTTCCAGCACCGGGTCTTCGGGGTCGCCATGGCCGTCACCGGGGATGAACAACTCGCCGAGGATGTCGCCCAGTTGACCTTCGAGCGGGCGTGGCGTCATGCCCAGATCTACGACTCGCGCCGCGGCTCGGTCACCACCTGGCTGACGACCATCGCACACAACCTCGCCGTCGACGCCGTCCGCGCCCGGCGGACCGAGCCGGTGGCACCGGAAGACCTCGACGCTCTCCTCGGCGTGGTCACCGAGACCCCCGAGCGGTGGGCGCTGGCCGACGAGACCTCCTCCCAGCTGCGGGCCGCCGTGGCCCGGCTGCCCCGCGAACAGGCCCGGGCCCTGGTGATGGCGGGCATCTACGGCATGACCGCCCAGCAGATCGCCGACGCGGAGCAGATTCCGCTGGGCACCGCCAAGACCCGGATCAGGGCCGCCATGGCGAAACTGCGGACCACATTCGCGGCTCCGAAGCGAGGCGACCATGTCCAGTGA
- the argJ gene encoding bifunctional glutamate N-acetyltransferase/amino-acid acetyltransferase ArgJ produces the protein MSVTAAKGFTAAGIAAGIKENGNPDLALVVNDGPRRAAAGVFTSNRVKAAPVLWSEQVLKGGELTAVVLNSGGANACTGPKGFQDTHATAEKVAESLNTAGHEATGGHAPGQVAVCSTGLIGVLLPMDKLLPGVDKAVAQLSPHGGEKAAIAIKTTDTVHKTSVVTKDGWTVGGMAKGAGMLAPGLATMLVVLTTDADLDSEILDKALRAATKVTFDRVDSDGCMSTNDTVLLLASGASGITPEYAAFAEAVTKVCDDLGRQLIGDAEGAGKDIKVEVINAASEADAVEVGRSIARNNLLKCAIHGEDPNWGRVLSAIGTTSAAFEPDQLNVAINGVWVCKNGSVGEDRELVDMRYREVRITADLAAGTETATIWTNDLTADYVHENSAYSS, from the coding sequence GTGAGTGTCACGGCAGCCAAGGGATTCACGGCGGCGGGCATCGCCGCCGGGATCAAGGAGAACGGCAACCCCGACCTGGCCCTCGTGGTCAACGACGGGCCGCGCCGTGCCGCCGCGGGCGTCTTCACCTCCAACCGCGTGAAGGCCGCGCCGGTGCTGTGGTCCGAGCAGGTCCTCAAAGGCGGCGAGCTGACCGCCGTCGTCCTGAACTCCGGCGGTGCCAACGCCTGTACGGGCCCCAAGGGCTTCCAGGACACCCACGCCACCGCGGAGAAGGTCGCCGAGTCGCTCAACACCGCAGGCCACGAAGCGACCGGCGGCCACGCCCCGGGCCAGGTCGCCGTGTGCTCCACCGGTCTGATCGGCGTGCTGCTGCCGATGGACAAGCTGCTGCCCGGCGTGGACAAGGCGGTGGCCCAGCTCAGCCCGCACGGCGGCGAGAAGGCCGCCATCGCCATCAAGACCACCGACACCGTCCACAAGACCTCCGTCGTGACCAAGGACGGCTGGACCGTCGGCGGCATGGCCAAGGGCGCCGGCATGCTCGCGCCCGGCCTCGCCACCATGCTCGTCGTCCTCACCACCGACGCCGACCTCGACAGCGAGATCCTGGACAAGGCCCTGCGCGCCGCCACCAAGGTCACCTTCGACCGCGTCGACTCCGACGGCTGCATGTCCACCAACGACACCGTCCTGCTGCTCGCCTCCGGCGCCTCCGGCATCACCCCGGAGTACGCCGCGTTCGCCGAGGCCGTGACGAAGGTCTGCGACGACCTCGGCCGGCAGCTCATCGGCGACGCCGAGGGCGCCGGCAAGGACATCAAGGTCGAGGTGATCAACGCGGCCAGCGAGGCGGACGCCGTCGAGGTGGGCCGCTCCATCGCCCGCAACAATCTCCTCAAGTGCGCCATCCACGGCGAGGACCCCAACTGGGGCCGCGTCCTCTCCGCGATCGGCACCACGAGCGCCGCCTTCGAGCCGGACCAGCTCAACGTCGCCATCAACGGCGTCTGGGTGTGCAAGAACGGCTCGGTCGGCGAGGACCGCGAACTGGTCGACATGCGCTACCGCGAGGTGCGCATCACCGCCGACCTGGCCGCGGGCACCGAGACCGCGACGATCTGGACCAACGACCTCACGGCAGACTATGTCCACGAGAACAGCGCGTACTCGTCATGA